DNA from Bacteroides zoogleoformans:
CTCCGGAGAGGTTACCACACGAAGCCATTGCAGCTCCGCATACAATTAAAACCACTAACTTTTTCATACGTTTTTATTTTACGTTTTGTTTAATGAAGTTGTTTAATCGTCTATTCCTGCCACTATAATCACAATTTCACCGCGTGGTTCATTAAGGGTGAAATGTTCTATCAATTCCGTAAGAGTGCCACGCTTGGTCTCCTCGTGTACCTTGGAGATTTCGCGCGAAACGGATGCCGGGCGTTCGGCACCAAAATGCTCGGCCAACTGCGTCAATGTCTTCACCAACCTGTACGGCGACTCATAAAAAACCATGGTGCGGCGCTCTTCCGCCAATGCCTTCAAGCGCGTCGTACGCCCTTTCTTTTGCGGCAAAAAGCCTTCAAAACAGAACTTCTCATTCGGCAAGCCCGAAGCGACCAAAGCCGGGACAAAAGCCGTTGCACCCGGCAAGCATTGCACTTCGATACCGTTGCGAACGCATTCTCGTACGACCAAGAAGCCCGGATCGGATATTCCGGGAGTACCGGCATCCGAAATCAAGGCTACCGTTGCCCCTCCCTTTATTCTTTCCACCACATGCTCCACCGTTTTATGCTCATTGAACTTATGATGAGACTGCATGGCATTCTTTATCTCAAAATGCTTCAGCAATATCCCTGAGGTACGCGTATCCTCGGCAAGCACCAAGTCGACCTCCTTCAAAATCCGAATGGCACGAAAAGTCATGTCTTCCAAATTGCCAACCGGCGTAGGCACTACATAAAGTTTTCCCATATCCATCATCGAGCATTCAACTGAAATGTTTTTTGAGAAGTTCCAGAAATTCTGCAACCACTTCATTCTCCTCATCCGGATGTACTTCCGAAGTAAAAATCTCTATGGCCTTATCCAAAGAAGAAGCTTCGTTCAGTCGCGCCACAATCGCATTCATCTTTGCGACATCCCCTCCAAAGAGCTCACGCACAAAGCGAAACGAATCATTCAAGCTGATGGTGTGTCGCAAATCCGCGGACGGTTTGATGCGCTCCGCCAAAATAGGGGAAGAAAACGTCACGGACGGCCAGGCTGCATCTTGTTCAGAAATCTTGTCTTCGACAACCAATCGTTCCGCATCGGGCAATACCACGACAGCGGGTTCCACAACGGGCATTTCCTCGGCAGACGCCTCTTCCAGCAATCGCTGCAATGTATCCAATCGCGTCTTTATCTGCCGGATATTCCGCTTTGCCACTATTCGCAATGCTGGATTGCCGTCAGCAGAAACTGCCTGCAATAAAAACTTCAGTTCCTGAACATCAAGTTCTATATCATTCAATAAAGTCTGCATGTTCCTTACACTGTACGTGTTAACGCCGCAAATGTAGAAATAAATAATGAAATAATATCAGGAAGCAAACAAAAGTATTATTTTTGTGCTCCAGAAAGAGATTCAAGTATATCTTATGCTCTTAAAGAAAAATAACCGGAAAATTCAAAACAGAATTCAATAACAACACTTGAAAAACATGGTAGTATTCTCAGAAGACCACATACAAGAGACCAGACGCAGAGGAAGAATCGAAGTCATTTGCGGTTCGATGTTCTCCGGCAAAACGGAAGAATTGATACGACGCCTCAAAAGGGCCAAGTTTGCCAAACAGCGTGTAGAGATATTCAAACCGGCCATAGACACTCGCTATTCCGAGGCCGATGTTGTGTCTCACGACAGTCATTCCATCTCCTCTACTCCCATAGATTCATCGGCAAGTATTTTATTGTTCACGTCAGAAATTGATGTGGTCGGCATTGATGAGGCCCAATTTTTCGATGCCGGATTGATTGATGTATGCAATCAGCTTGCCAACAACGGCATACGTGTCATTGTTGCCGGATTGGATATGGATTTTCGCGGTGTGCCGTTCGGCCCGATGCCGGGATTGTGTGCCATTGCCGACGAAGTGTCCAAGGTGCATGCCATCTGTGTAAAATGCGGCCGGTTAGCCTCTTTCTCGCACCGCACAGTGAAAAACGACAAGCAAGTATTGCTCGGCGAAACGGCCGAATACGAGCCCTTGTGCCGCGAATGTTACCTGCGAGCTATCCGAACAGACCGGCTGGCGCCTCATGAATAAGAAACGATAAAAGGCAAAGCTTTATGGAGCGCAAAAAGATCACATTCGACAGTTTTATCCGCGGTGTCATACTCGGGCTCATCATCATCGGCGTCCTAATGCTCTTTAAACGCCTGAGCGGAGTGCTATTGCCTTTCTTCATTGCTTGGATCATCGCTTATTTACTTTATCCTCTGGTCACTTTCTTTCAATATAGACTCAAACTGAGAAGCCGGGTTATCTCCATATTCTGTGCATTATCTGTTCTCGCAGCCATCGGGACAGCAGCCTTTTATCTCTTGATTCCTCCCATGATAGAAGAGTTCGGTCGGGTAAAAGATCTACTGATAACTTATTTTTCCAACAATCCCCGGAACGGAAATATTCCCCAGACGCTCACAGAGTTTTTACAAGAGAACATAGACACGCAGCTCATAACCCGCCTGTTCAACCAAGAATACACCTTAGAGACCATCAAAGAAACACTTCCCGGTATTTGGGCGGTACTGTCCGAGACCTTCAACATACTATTCAGCATCTTTACCTTCTTCATCATACTATTATATATCGTTTTCATTTTGTTAGATTATGAAAGCATCTCAGAAGGTTGGATACATTTGATACCACATAAGTATCGAGGCATTGTTGCCGGGGTGCTGAACGACGTTAAGAATGGCATGAACAGATATTTCCGCGGACAAGCCTTTGTGGCTTTATGCGTAGGCATTCTATGCAGCATAGGTTTTCTCATCATTGACTTCCCTTTAGCCATTGGATTAGGTATGTTTATAGGGATATTGAACATGGTTCCTTATCTGCAAGTGATAGGATTTGTCCCCACCATTATGCTTGCCATATTAAAAGCCGCAGACACAGGTGGTAATTTCTGGTGGATTCTGGCCTCAGCCATCATCGTGCTTGCAGTAGTGCAAGCCATCCAGGATGGCATTATCGTCCCCCATGTCATGGGCAAAGTCACCGGTCTGAACCCTGCAATCATCTTGCTCTCCCTATCAGTTTGGGGGTCGTTAATGGGAATGTTAGGAATGATCAT
Protein-coding regions in this window:
- the rsmI gene encoding 16S rRNA (cytidine(1402)-2'-O)-methyltransferase, with protein sequence MGKLYVVPTPVGNLEDMTFRAIRILKEVDLVLAEDTRTSGILLKHFEIKNAMQSHHKFNEHKTVEHVVERIKGGATVALISDAGTPGISDPGFLVVRECVRNGIEVQCLPGATAFVPALVASGLPNEKFCFEGFLPQKKGRTTRLKALAEERRTMVFYESPYRLVKTLTQLAEHFGAERPASVSREISKVHEETKRGTLTELIEHFTLNEPRGEIVIIVAGIDD
- a CDS encoding thymidine kinase gives rise to the protein MVVFSEDHIQETRRRGRIEVICGSMFSGKTEELIRRLKRAKFAKQRVEIFKPAIDTRYSEADVVSHDSHSISSTPIDSSASILLFTSEIDVVGIDEAQFFDAGLIDVCNQLANNGIRVIVAGLDMDFRGVPFGPMPGLCAIADEVSKVHAICVKCGRLASFSHRTVKNDKQVLLGETAEYEPLCRECYLRAIRTDRLAPHE
- a CDS encoding AI-2E family transporter translates to MERKKITFDSFIRGVILGLIIIGVLMLFKRLSGVLLPFFIAWIIAYLLYPLVTFFQYRLKLRSRVISIFCALSVLAAIGTAAFYLLIPPMIEEFGRVKDLLITYFSNNPRNGNIPQTLTEFLQENIDTQLITRLFNQEYTLETIKETLPGIWAVLSETFNILFSIFTFFIILLYIVFILLDYESISEGWIHLIPHKYRGIVAGVLNDVKNGMNRYFRGQAFVALCVGILCSIGFLIIDFPLAIGLGMFIGILNMVPYLQVIGFVPTIMLAILKAADTGGNFWWILASAIIVLAVVQAIQDGIIVPHVMGKVTGLNPAIILLSLSVWGSLMGMLGMIIALPLTTLMLSYYQRFIINRENIHGIKPSDNQKREKERKD